In Populus trichocarpa isolate Nisqually-1 chromosome 7, P.trichocarpa_v4.1, whole genome shotgun sequence, the following proteins share a genomic window:
- the LOC7495544 gene encoding AP2-like ethylene-responsive transcription factor AIL6: MAPATNWLSFSLSPMEMLRSSESQFMSYESSSSASPHYLFDNFYADGWAHPKESQVTTTTMAENSNILTSFIGPETPHQQVPKLEDFLGDSSSSINVRYSDNSQTETQDSSLTHIYDHQGSAAAYFNEQQDLKAIAGFQAFSTNSGSEVDDSASIAPTQVGGIESTGNELGFSNNAALSLGVNNDTSNNQGGSTEKLAIVSADNDCSKKIADTFGQRTSIYRGVTRHRWTGRYEAHLWDNSCRREGQARKGRQVYLGGYDKEEKAARAYDLAALKYWGPTATTNCPVSNYTKELEDMEYVSKQEFIASLRRKSSGFSRGASIYRGVTRHHQQGRWQARIGRVAGNKDLYLGTFATEEEAAEAYDIAAIKFRGLNAVTNFEMNRYNVEAIMKSALPVGGAAKRLKTSLDAEHKPNVSDNHQPQPRCNSYSTNNNISFAAVQPASTAVPCGITFDASTALYHHNLVHHLQTTNNFAATDSSGSTSSMATAMTTLPQTAEYFTWPHQTY; encoded by the exons GCTGGGCACACCCCAAAGAATCACAAGTCACGACCACAACAATGGCAGAGAACTCTAATATTCTGACAAGCTTTATAGGCCCAGAAACTCCACACCAACAAGTCCCAAAACTGGAGGATTTTCTTGGAGATTCTTCATCATCTATTAATGTTCGATATTCGGATAATAGCCAGACAGAGACCCAAGACTCGTCCTTGACCCACATCTATGATCATCAGGGCTCTGCAGCGGCTTACTTCAACGAGCAACAAGATCTTAAAGCTATTGCTGGGTTCCAAGCCTTCTCGACTAACTCAGGCTCAGAGGTTGATGACTCGGCTTCAATAGCTCCCACACAGGTTGGTGGTATTGAGTCGACTGGGAACGAGTTGGGGTTCTCTAATAATGCGGCCTTGTCACTTGGGGTGAATAATGATACTAGCAATAATCAGGGTGGCTCAACAGAGAAGCTTGCTATTGTTTCTGCTGACAACGATTGCTCTAAAAAGATTGCTGACACCTTTGGTCAGCGAACTTCTATTTACAGAGGAGTTACCAG ACATCGATGGACAGGCAGATATGAAGCGCATCTATGGGATAACAGCTGTAGGAGAGAGGGTCAGGCTAGAAAAGGGCGTCAAG TATACTTAG GTGGGTATGATAAGGAAGAAAAGGCAGCTAGAGCTTATGACTTGGCAGCTCTAAAATACTGGGGTCCAACTGCAACCACCAATTGCCCT GTTTCGAATTATACTAAAGAACTGGAGGATATGGAGTATGTGTCCAAGCAAGAATTCATTGCCTCATTGAGGAG GAAGAGTAGTGGTTTTTCACGGGGAGCCTCTATTTACAGGGGTGTCACAAG GCATCATCAACAGGGTCGTTGGCAAGCGAGGATAGGCCGTGTAGCTGGAAACAAGGATCTCTACCTTGGAACATTTG CCACAGAAGAGGAAGCAGCTGAGGCGTATGATATAGCTGCCATAAAGTTTAGGGGTCTGAATGCAGTGACCAATTTTGAGATGAACCGATATAATGTTGAAGCCATCATGAAGAGTGCTCTTCCAGTTGGTGGAGCAGCAAAGCGCTTAAAGACCTCACTAGATGCCGAGCATAAACCAAATGTAAGCGACAACCACCAGCCCCAGCCGCGGTGCAACAGCTATAGCACCAACAACAACATCAGTTTTGCTGCTGTTCAGCCAGCTTCTACTGCAGTCCCATGTGGTATTACATTTGATGCTTCCACGGCGCTTTATCATCACAACCTCGTCCACCACCTCCAAACCACCAACAATTTCGCAGCAACTGACTCCTCCGGTTCCACCTCATCCATGGCAACTGCAATGACTACTTTGCCACAAACAGCTGAGTATTTTACATGGCCTCACCAAACTTATTGA
- the LOC7480185 gene encoding receptor-like cytosolic serine/threonine-protein kinase RBK1 isoform X1, with protein sequence MALEESETEESPEMETNDDMTKKTEPPILEDPSPRCVLEIPISGTDSDHSSSSSSSSCSSGSTEKLVPERTGILRESNGIQWKQILDSFKKKSVRRFSVIPLISTYETIARKNLRRKLARIQHSADVFIDCEGIMAPKPSWRNFDYLELEAATDNFSSENLIGEGGHAKVYKGCLSDGQVVAVKKLMKTEKQEEDRVGDFLSELGIIAHINHPNAARLLGFSIDSGLHLVLEFLPHGSLASVLHGGSDCLEWKKRFKVALGIAEGLQYLHHDCPRRIIHRDIKASNILLNANFEAQISDFGLAKWLPENWIHHIVFPIEGTFGYLAPEYFMHGIVDEKTDVFAYGVLLLEIITGRRAVDSSRQSLVMWAKPLLEANNAKELADPRLGDDYDPIEMKHAMFTALMCIHHLPNTRPHMIRVVQLLRGEGAPVEFKQKTNAGRAVLLDGCDLQDYTCTTYLKDLNRHMQLVME encoded by the exons ATGGCTTTGGAAG AGAGTGAAACCGAAGAAAGCCCAGAAATGGAAACAAATGATGACATGACCAAGAAGACAGAGCCCCCCATCCTTGAAGACCCTTCACCAAGATGTGTATTGGAGATTCCTATTTCAGGTACGGACTCTGatcacagcagcagcagcagcagcagcagttgCAGCTCAGGTTCAACGGAGAAATTAGTCCCTGAAAGAACGGGGATCTTACGAGAGAGCAATGGTATTCAATGGAAACAAATACTTGATTCATTTAAGAAGAAATCAGTGAGGAGGTTTTCAGTAATTCCATTGATTTCAACGTACGAAACTATTGCCAGGAAGAATTTGAGAAGGAAATTGGCAAGAATCCAACATTCTGCTGATGTCTTTATTGATTGTGAGGGCATTATGGCGCCTAAACCTTCATGGAGGAATTTTGATTATCTAGAGCTTGAGGCTGCTACTGATAATTTCAGCTCTG AGAATTTGATCGGGGAAGGAGGTCATGCAAAAGTGTACAAGGGATGCTTATCTGACGGCCAGGTTGTCGCTGTAAAGAAGCTCATGAAAACTGAGAAGCAGGAAGAGGACAGAGTTGGTGATTTCTTATCAGAGCTTGGGATTATTGCACATATAAATCACCCAAATGCAGCTAGATTGCTTGGTTTCAGCATTGATAGTGGTCTGCATCTTGTCCTTGAATTTTTACCACATGGCAGCCTCGCGTCAGTGCTCCACG GTGGATCAGATTGTCTAGAATGGAAGAAAAGGTTTAAGGTGGCTTTAGGAATAGCAGAAGGACTTCAGTATCTCCATCATGATTGCCCAAGGCGCATTATCCATAGAGACATCAAGGCCTCGAACATATTGCTCAACGCAAATTTTGAAGCTCAG ATTTCTGATTTTGGATTGGCAAAGTGGCTTCCAGAAAACTGGATTCACCATATTGTCTTCCCTATCGAAGGCACATTCGG ATACTTGGCTCCTGAATACTTTATGCATGGGATTGTTGATGAGAAGACCGATGTATTTGCTTATGGGGTTCTGTTACTTGAGATCATAACAGGTCGCCGTGCTGTTGATTCAAGTAGACAGAGCCTTGTGATGTGG GCAAAACCATTGTTGGAGGCAAATAATGCTAAAGAACTAGCTGATCCCAGGCTGGGAGATGATTATGATCCCATTGAAATGAAGCATGCCATGTTTACGGCTTTGATGTGCATTCACCACTTACCCAATACACGTCCACACATGATCAGA GTGGTGCAGCTCTTGAGGGGCGAGGGAGCACCTGTGGAGTTCAAGCAGAAGACGAATGCAGGGAGGGCAGTCCTTCTGGATGGCTGTGACTTGCAAGATTATACTTGTACTACTTACCTCAAAGATCTCAATCGTCATATGCAACTTGTGATGGAGTGA
- the LOC7480185 gene encoding receptor-like cytosolic serine/threonine-protein kinase RBK1 isoform X2, with amino-acid sequence METNDDMTKKTEPPILEDPSPRCVLEIPISGTDSDHSSSSSSSSCSSGSTEKLVPERTGILRESNGIQWKQILDSFKKKSVRRFSVIPLISTYETIARKNLRRKLARIQHSADVFIDCEGIMAPKPSWRNFDYLELEAATDNFSSENLIGEGGHAKVYKGCLSDGQVVAVKKLMKTEKQEEDRVGDFLSELGIIAHINHPNAARLLGFSIDSGLHLVLEFLPHGSLASVLHGGSDCLEWKKRFKVALGIAEGLQYLHHDCPRRIIHRDIKASNILLNANFEAQISDFGLAKWLPENWIHHIVFPIEGTFGYLAPEYFMHGIVDEKTDVFAYGVLLLEIITGRRAVDSSRQSLVMWAKPLLEANNAKELADPRLGDDYDPIEMKHAMFTALMCIHHLPNTRPHMIRVVQLLRGEGAPVEFKQKTNAGRAVLLDGCDLQDYTCTTYLKDLNRHMQLVME; translated from the exons ATGGAAACAAATGATGACATGACCAAGAAGACAGAGCCCCCCATCCTTGAAGACCCTTCACCAAGATGTGTATTGGAGATTCCTATTTCAGGTACGGACTCTGatcacagcagcagcagcagcagcagcagttgCAGCTCAGGTTCAACGGAGAAATTAGTCCCTGAAAGAACGGGGATCTTACGAGAGAGCAATGGTATTCAATGGAAACAAATACTTGATTCATTTAAGAAGAAATCAGTGAGGAGGTTTTCAGTAATTCCATTGATTTCAACGTACGAAACTATTGCCAGGAAGAATTTGAGAAGGAAATTGGCAAGAATCCAACATTCTGCTGATGTCTTTATTGATTGTGAGGGCATTATGGCGCCTAAACCTTCATGGAGGAATTTTGATTATCTAGAGCTTGAGGCTGCTACTGATAATTTCAGCTCTG AGAATTTGATCGGGGAAGGAGGTCATGCAAAAGTGTACAAGGGATGCTTATCTGACGGCCAGGTTGTCGCTGTAAAGAAGCTCATGAAAACTGAGAAGCAGGAAGAGGACAGAGTTGGTGATTTCTTATCAGAGCTTGGGATTATTGCACATATAAATCACCCAAATGCAGCTAGATTGCTTGGTTTCAGCATTGATAGTGGTCTGCATCTTGTCCTTGAATTTTTACCACATGGCAGCCTCGCGTCAGTGCTCCACG GTGGATCAGATTGTCTAGAATGGAAGAAAAGGTTTAAGGTGGCTTTAGGAATAGCAGAAGGACTTCAGTATCTCCATCATGATTGCCCAAGGCGCATTATCCATAGAGACATCAAGGCCTCGAACATATTGCTCAACGCAAATTTTGAAGCTCAG ATTTCTGATTTTGGATTGGCAAAGTGGCTTCCAGAAAACTGGATTCACCATATTGTCTTCCCTATCGAAGGCACATTCGG ATACTTGGCTCCTGAATACTTTATGCATGGGATTGTTGATGAGAAGACCGATGTATTTGCTTATGGGGTTCTGTTACTTGAGATCATAACAGGTCGCCGTGCTGTTGATTCAAGTAGACAGAGCCTTGTGATGTGG GCAAAACCATTGTTGGAGGCAAATAATGCTAAAGAACTAGCTGATCCCAGGCTGGGAGATGATTATGATCCCATTGAAATGAAGCATGCCATGTTTACGGCTTTGATGTGCATTCACCACTTACCCAATACACGTCCACACATGATCAGA GTGGTGCAGCTCTTGAGGGGCGAGGGAGCACCTGTGGAGTTCAAGCAGAAGACGAATGCAGGGAGGGCAGTCCTTCTGGATGGCTGTGACTTGCAAGATTATACTTGTACTACTTACCTCAAAGATCTCAATCGTCATATGCAACTTGTGATGGAGTGA
- the LOC7480184 gene encoding uncharacterized protein LOC7480184 isoform X1: MSVLGDDGLGYDLARKLETLGMWRAWLGDSLYSNFLHSLSSPASWQSFMRTDDSKSKSHFQLQLRARALLFDKASVSLFLRSNTVAAVSNLNPNYLQLHGDDVYFTLEDEDQRREGGGVGATTKRYKNEELPETWYTQFMEKRKLKRPYRLSFGDRESDKRSPEQMSTYFRLVARHKRRCQYLGSGNSNLESTSNMRSGSVLDGSHSVDDDFVFFPETMFMFNCVPDSAIPPIIRARDIQKIEFRGAFDSLPQTRNPVMIERLGISVEQGGSLNRGKNGSEGHKKLSEEQALQMSQKVVACLLTRVGFDGASEIPMEVFSQLLRCHISKLGRILRVLADSYRKQCSAVELLKMFLQTAGFSNLVHLMKIVKEGARNTAEPTHQQAHGIQSQFHSQHQNLLRLPQQLQIPRQMHPQMQPMVHSQNLTFQQQQQHFERLRRRHTSTPRPGMDVDKDKPLVQVKVENPPELPLDNNAVNAFHSRQPQMQMRHQQIAAMSNLHAQPNNQLRQLASLQVPQMQTSNMGMVRAPPVKVEGFQELMGGDAALKHDTEENKLTSPSSK; the protein is encoded by the exons ATGTCAGTCCTGGGCGACGACGGTCTGGGTTATGATCTAGCCCGGAAGCTTGAAACCCTAGGTATGTGGCGCGCTTGGCTCGGCGACTCTCTCTACTCTAATTTCCTTCATTCCCTCTCTTCTCCTGCCTCATGGCAGTCCTTCATGCGAACCGACGACTCCAAATCAAAGTCCCATTTCCAGCTTCAGCTCCGAGCTCGCGCTCTCTTATTCGATAAAGCCAGCGTTTCTCTCTTTCTCAGATCCAACACTGTTGCTGCAGTTTCCAATCTCAATCCAAATT atTTGCAATTGCACGGTGATGATGTGTACTTCACTCTAGAGGATGAAGATCAACGACGAGAAGGGGGTGGAGTCGGGGCAACCACTAAG AGGTATAAGAACGAAGAATTGCCAGAAACATGGTATACTCAGTTTATGGAAAAGCGTAAACTTAAAAGGCCATATAGGCTATCATTCGGGGACAGAGAGTCGGACAAACGCTCACCAGAGCAAATGTCTACTTATTTTAGACTTGTTGCTAGGCACAAAAGAAGATGTCAGTATTTGGGCTCTGGAAATTCTAATCTAGAAAGCACTTCAAATATGCGTTCTGGTTCTGTTTTAGATGGGTCTCACTCGGTGGATGATGACTTTGTCTTTTTCCCCGAGACAATGTTTATGTTCAACTGTGTACCCGATAGTGCAATCCCACCAATAATTAGAGCTCGAGACATTCAGAAAATAGAGTTCCGTGGAGCTTTTGATTCATTGCCTCAGACCAGAAATCCTGTAATGATAGAGAGGCTTGGTATTAGTGTGGAACAAGGTGGGAGTTTAAATCGTGGGAAAAATGGGTCTGAAGGTCATAAAAAACTCAGTGAAGAGCAAGCTTTGCAGATGTCTCAAAAGGTAGTAGCCTGCTTGCTAACAAGAGTTGGTTTTGATGGCGCATCAGAAATTCCCATGGAAGTCTTCTCTCAATTGCTCAGGTGTCATATTTCTAAACTAGGCCGTATCTTGAGAGTACTTGCTGATAGCTACAGAAAGCAGTGTTCAGCAGTTGAGCTACTTAAGATGTTTCTCCAAACAGCAGGGTTTAG TAATTTGGTCCACTTGATGAAGATTGTTAAGGAAGGTGCTAGAAATACTGCAGAACCAACCCACCAACAAGCACACGGAATCCAGTCACAATTTCATTCTCAGCACCAGAATCTTCTTCGACTACCTCAGCAA CTACAGATCCCAAGACAAATGCATCCACAGATGCAGCCAATGGTTCATTCCCAAAATTTAACatttcagcagcagcagcagcatttTGAGAGATTGCGTAGGCGCCACACATCCACTCCTCGCCCTGGTATGGACGTGGACAAGGACAAGCCTTTGGTACAAGTAAAGGTTGAAAACCCACCGGAATTGCCGTTGGATAATAATGCCGTCAATGCTTTCCATTCCAGACAGCCACAGATGCAGATGCGGCATCAACAAATTGCTGCAATGTCAAATCTCCACGCTCAGCCTAACAATCAGCTCAGGCAGTTGGCATCCCTCCAAGTTCCCCAAATGCAAACATC GAACATGGGTATGGTGAGGGCTCCACCGGTGAAGGTTGAAGGTTTTCAGGAATTGATGGGTGGGGATGCGGCATTAAAACATGACACCGAGGAAAATAAGCTAACCTCTCCATCAAGTAAATAA
- the LOC7480184 gene encoding uncharacterized protein LOC7480184 isoform X2, giving the protein MSVLGDDGLGYDLARKLETLGMWRAWLGDSLYSNFLHSLSSPASWQSFMRTDDSKSKSHFQLQLRARALLFDKASVSLFLRSNTVAAVSNLNPNYLQLHGDDVYFTLEDEDQRREGGGVGATTKRYKNEELPETWYTQFMEKRKLKRPYRLSFGDRESDKRSPEQMSTYFRLVARHKRRCQYLGSGNSNLESTSNMRSGSVLDGSHSVDDDFVFFPETMFMFNCVPDSAIPPIIRARDIQKIEFRGAFDSLPQTRNPVMIERLGISVEQGGSLNRGKNGSEGHKKLSEEQALQMSQKVVACLLTRVGFDGASEIPMEVFSQLLRCHISKLGRILRVLADSYRKQCSAVELLKMFLQTAGFSNLVHLMKIVKEGARNTAEPTHQQAHGIQSQFHSQHQNLLRLPQQIPRQMHPQMQPMVHSQNLTFQQQQQHFERLRRRHTSTPRPGMDVDKDKPLVQVKVENPPELPLDNNAVNAFHSRQPQMQMRHQQIAAMSNLHAQPNNQLRQLASLQVPQMQTSNMGMVRAPPVKVEGFQELMGGDAALKHDTEENKLTSPSSK; this is encoded by the exons ATGTCAGTCCTGGGCGACGACGGTCTGGGTTATGATCTAGCCCGGAAGCTTGAAACCCTAGGTATGTGGCGCGCTTGGCTCGGCGACTCTCTCTACTCTAATTTCCTTCATTCCCTCTCTTCTCCTGCCTCATGGCAGTCCTTCATGCGAACCGACGACTCCAAATCAAAGTCCCATTTCCAGCTTCAGCTCCGAGCTCGCGCTCTCTTATTCGATAAAGCCAGCGTTTCTCTCTTTCTCAGATCCAACACTGTTGCTGCAGTTTCCAATCTCAATCCAAATT atTTGCAATTGCACGGTGATGATGTGTACTTCACTCTAGAGGATGAAGATCAACGACGAGAAGGGGGTGGAGTCGGGGCAACCACTAAG AGGTATAAGAACGAAGAATTGCCAGAAACATGGTATACTCAGTTTATGGAAAAGCGTAAACTTAAAAGGCCATATAGGCTATCATTCGGGGACAGAGAGTCGGACAAACGCTCACCAGAGCAAATGTCTACTTATTTTAGACTTGTTGCTAGGCACAAAAGAAGATGTCAGTATTTGGGCTCTGGAAATTCTAATCTAGAAAGCACTTCAAATATGCGTTCTGGTTCTGTTTTAGATGGGTCTCACTCGGTGGATGATGACTTTGTCTTTTTCCCCGAGACAATGTTTATGTTCAACTGTGTACCCGATAGTGCAATCCCACCAATAATTAGAGCTCGAGACATTCAGAAAATAGAGTTCCGTGGAGCTTTTGATTCATTGCCTCAGACCAGAAATCCTGTAATGATAGAGAGGCTTGGTATTAGTGTGGAACAAGGTGGGAGTTTAAATCGTGGGAAAAATGGGTCTGAAGGTCATAAAAAACTCAGTGAAGAGCAAGCTTTGCAGATGTCTCAAAAGGTAGTAGCCTGCTTGCTAACAAGAGTTGGTTTTGATGGCGCATCAGAAATTCCCATGGAAGTCTTCTCTCAATTGCTCAGGTGTCATATTTCTAAACTAGGCCGTATCTTGAGAGTACTTGCTGATAGCTACAGAAAGCAGTGTTCAGCAGTTGAGCTACTTAAGATGTTTCTCCAAACAGCAGGGTTTAG TAATTTGGTCCACTTGATGAAGATTGTTAAGGAAGGTGCTAGAAATACTGCAGAACCAACCCACCAACAAGCACACGGAATCCAGTCACAATTTCATTCTCAGCACCAGAATCTTCTTCGACTACCTCAGCAA ATCCCAAGACAAATGCATCCACAGATGCAGCCAATGGTTCATTCCCAAAATTTAACatttcagcagcagcagcagcatttTGAGAGATTGCGTAGGCGCCACACATCCACTCCTCGCCCTGGTATGGACGTGGACAAGGACAAGCCTTTGGTACAAGTAAAGGTTGAAAACCCACCGGAATTGCCGTTGGATAATAATGCCGTCAATGCTTTCCATTCCAGACAGCCACAGATGCAGATGCGGCATCAACAAATTGCTGCAATGTCAAATCTCCACGCTCAGCCTAACAATCAGCTCAGGCAGTTGGCATCCCTCCAAGTTCCCCAAATGCAAACATC GAACATGGGTATGGTGAGGGCTCCACCGGTGAAGGTTGAAGGTTTTCAGGAATTGATGGGTGGGGATGCGGCATTAAAACATGACACCGAGGAAAATAAGCTAACCTCTCCATCAAGTAAATAA